A single genomic interval of Littorina saxatilis isolate snail1 linkage group LG17, US_GU_Lsax_2.0, whole genome shotgun sequence harbors:
- the LOC138951896 gene encoding uncharacterized protein, translated as MGYKSLLVSSSALVVCVLFIFATLFQGCDSRSTRRKRGQEEGNCEVLEYGQICCGGRVYDQDDDRVCCGGRVYDQDNDRVCCDYAGDKLYVWTDRCGTDNKVTDPFEQCGPSGIKFDYRYQGCCAGQLVFQRDTHTCCSGLQINSAILQSETCCNGQALGKGQLCCRVNFTSTAVDKGHASHTECCVNTDTSQVQTYDNNTEQCIKGNLSDSSPSLFQSLFNAASSEGSKRSCLENVNQREEGEQLECCGKKPYRPSLETCCKNRLTQQPSSDSICCYDVAFAKDDMTNNTCMGTCGGKPYNSEKQTCCGDRNIFHLTSGKEGCCGDQSINHRRQTCCGGMPLDKGKMVCCQDKSPYYPTIMQCDKETGGLRLRNKQLRAQSLPNKFCTTRLDTWGERWGAPVFHGTKFINLQGRVERCGIQVGKDKLTIPLTPAVVRVGGIRVSRCMSSHHLKLVIKLPKDQTCVSKRNLKAYLRDKTLDIFVAPSKLKCKKNGRAEVRLGLKDVALVLMSSRMDAMMVESPFFSRS; from the exons ATGGGGTACAAATCCCTTCTAGTTTCCAGCTCAGCGCTAGTTGTTTGTGTTCTATTCATCTTCGCTACTTTATTTCAAGGATGCGACTCGAGAtctacaagaagaaaaagag GTCAAGAAGAAGGAAATTGCGAGGTCCTGGAGTACGGGCAAATATGCTGCGGGGGTCGCGTCTATGACCAGGATGATGATCGAGTTTGCTGCGGGGGTCGCGTCTATGACCAGGATAATGATCGAGTTTGCTGCGATTATGCTG GCGACAAGCTGTACGTGTGGACAGACCGGTGCGGCACGGACAACAAGGTGACGGACCCTTTCGAGCAGTGTGGTCCCAGTGGTATCAAGTTTGACTACCGCTATCAGGGCTGCTGCGCTGGTCAGCTCGTCTTCCAGCGTGATACTCACACGTGCTGCTCTGGCC TTCAAATCAACAGTGCCATCCTGCAGAGCGAAACGTGCTGCAACGGGCAGGCGCTGGGGAAGGGTCAGCTGTGTTGCCGTGTCAACTTTACCTCCACAGCGGTGGACAAGGGTCATGCCTCTCACACCGAGTGCTGCGTCAATACAGACACGTCCCAAGTGCAGACCTACGACAATAACACGGAGCAGTGTATCAAAGGGAATCTGTCCGATTCTTCCCCTTCTCTTTTTCAATCTCTTTTCAATGCGGCTTCTTCTGAAGGATCCAAGCGCAGCTGCCTGGAGAACGTCAACCAGAGAGAGGAAGGAGAACAGCTTGAGTGTTGTGGAAAGAAGCCCTACAGACCCTCACTGGAGACCTGCTGCAAGAATCGTCTAACGCAACAACCATCGTCGGACTCCATCTGCTGCTACGACGTGGCCTTTGCGAAGGATGACATGACCAACAACACGTGTATGGGGACATGTGGAGGGAAGCCGTACAACAGCGAGAAACAGACGTGCTGTGGTGATAGAAACATCTTTCATCTGACCAGTGGCAAGGAGGGGTGTTGTGGTGACCAGTCCATTAACCATCGTCGCCAGACCTGCTGCGGCGGAATGCCTCTGGACAA GGGCAAGATGGTGTGCTGTCAGGACAAGTCGCCCTACTACCCCACCATCATGCAGTGCGACAAGGAGACAGGCGGCTTGCGACTTCGGAACAAGCAGCTGAGGGCACAGAGCCTGCCCAACAAATTCTGCACCACGAGGCTGGACACTTGGGGGGAGCGCTGGGGAGCACCCGTTTTCCACGGCACTAAAT TTATCAACCTACAAGGGCGGGTGGAGAGGTGCGGGATACAGGTGGGCAAAGACAAATTGACCATCCCTCTGACGCCTGCAGTGGTTAGGGTGGGCGGGATCAGAGTGTCCCGCTGTATGAGTAGTCACCACCTCAAGCTGGTCATCAAGCTGCCCAAGGACCAGACGTGCGTCAGCAAGAGAAATCTGAAGGCCTACCTACGCGACAAGACTCTGGACATCTTCGTTGCCCCAAGCAAGctcaaatgtaaaaagaacggCAGGGCTGAAGTTCGGCTGGGGCTCAAGGACGTGGCTTTGGTGCTCATGTCATCTCGAATGGACGCTATGATGGTCGAGTCTCCTTTTTTCTCCAGGTCCTAA